The Streptomyces sp. NBC_00670 genome window below encodes:
- the rimO gene encoding 30S ribosomal protein S12 methylthiotransferase RimO codes for MPERRTVALVTLGCARNEVDSEELAGRLEADGWQLVEDAEDADVAVVNTCGFVDAAKKDSVDALLEANDLKDHGRTRAVVAVGCMAERYGKELAEALPEADGVLGFDDYADISDRLQTILSGGIHAAHTPRDRRKLLPISPAERQEAGAAVALPGHGPADLPEGVAPASGPRAPLRRRLGGAPVASVKLASGCDRRCSFCAIPSFRGSFISRRPSDVLNETRWLAEQGVKEVMLVSENNTSYGKDLGDIRLLESLLPELAEVDGIERVRVSYLQPAEMRPGLIDVLTATPKVAPYFDLSFQHSAPGVLRAMRRFGDTDRFLELLDTIRSKAPEAGVRSNFIVGFPGESESDLAELERFLSGARLDAIGVFGYSDEDGTEAATYENKLDADVVAERLSRVSRLAEELVAQRADERVGSTVHVLVESVDEEEGVYGRAAHQAPETDGQVRLTSGEDVRVGRMVEAKVVGAEGVDLVAEPLPGSPGCTEEAGR; via the coding sequence ATGCCTGAACGCCGTACCGTCGCACTCGTCACTCTCGGCTGCGCCCGTAACGAGGTGGATTCCGAGGAGCTCGCAGGCCGTTTGGAGGCGGACGGCTGGCAGCTCGTGGAGGACGCCGAGGACGCGGACGTCGCCGTCGTCAACACCTGCGGCTTCGTCGACGCCGCCAAGAAGGACTCCGTCGACGCCCTCCTGGAGGCCAACGACCTCAAGGACCACGGCAGAACCCGGGCCGTGGTGGCGGTGGGCTGCATGGCCGAGCGGTACGGCAAGGAGCTCGCCGAGGCGCTGCCCGAGGCCGACGGCGTCCTCGGTTTCGACGACTACGCGGACATCTCCGACCGCCTCCAGACCATCCTCTCCGGCGGCATCCACGCCGCCCACACCCCGCGGGACCGGCGCAAGCTGCTGCCGATCAGCCCCGCCGAGCGCCAGGAGGCAGGCGCCGCGGTCGCCCTTCCCGGGCACGGCCCGGCCGACCTCCCGGAAGGCGTCGCTCCGGCCTCCGGGCCGCGGGCGCCGCTGCGCCGCAGGCTGGGCGGGGCACCCGTCGCCTCGGTGAAGCTCGCCTCCGGCTGCGACCGCCGCTGCTCCTTCTGCGCCATCCCCTCCTTCCGCGGCTCCTTCATCTCCCGCCGCCCGAGCGACGTGCTGAACGAGACGCGATGGCTGGCCGAGCAGGGCGTCAAGGAAGTCATGCTGGTCTCCGAGAACAACACCTCCTACGGCAAGGACCTCGGCGACATCCGCCTCCTTGAGTCGCTGCTGCCCGAGCTCGCCGAGGTCGACGGCATCGAACGGGTGCGCGTCAGCTACCTCCAGCCCGCCGAGATGCGCCCCGGCCTGATCGACGTGCTGACCGCCACCCCCAAGGTCGCCCCCTACTTCGACCTCTCCTTCCAGCACTCCGCGCCCGGCGTGCTGCGCGCGATGCGGCGCTTCGGCGACACCGACCGCTTCCTGGAACTGCTCGACACCATCCGCAGCAAGGCGCCCGAGGCCGGCGTGCGCTCCAACTTCATCGTGGGCTTCCCCGGCGAGTCGGAGTCCGACCTCGCCGAACTGGAGAGATTCCTCAGCGGCGCCCGGCTGGATGCGATCGGCGTCTTCGGGTACTCCGACGAGGACGGCACCGAAGCGGCGACGTACGAGAACAAGCTCGACGCGGACGTCGTCGCCGAGCGGCTGAGCCGGGTCTCCCGGCTCGCGGAGGAACTGGTCGCACAGCGCGCCGACGAGCGTGTCGGCTCCACCGTGCACGTGCTGGTGGAGTCCGTCGACGAAGAGGAGGGCGTGTACGGCCGGGCCGCACACCAGGCTCCCGAGACGGACGGCCAGGTGCGGCTGACGAGCGGCGAGGATGTGCGCGTCGGCCGTATGGTCGAGGCGAAGGTGGTCGGGGCCGAGGGCGTCGATCTGGTGGCCGAGCCGCTCCCGGGCTCCCCGGGATGTACAGAGGAGGCGGGCAGATGA
- a CDS encoding CinA family protein — protein sequence MTSGAADVLRLLTVRGETLAVAESLTGGLVAAEIASVPGASKAFRGAVTAYATDVKRDVLGVEGTLLAERGAVDPQVAAQMAAGVRRLLRADWGIATTGVAGPEPQDGQPVGTVFVAVDGPFETVFGEPGGEKVASLRLNGDRTEIRMESVRSVLALLLEELAGEQTGNERAQDTERNGGT from the coding sequence GTGACGTCCGGGGCCGCCGACGTGCTGCGACTACTCACGGTGAGAGGCGAGACGCTCGCCGTCGCCGAGTCGCTGACCGGCGGTCTGGTGGCGGCGGAGATCGCCTCAGTGCCGGGGGCGTCCAAGGCCTTCCGGGGCGCTGTCACCGCGTACGCCACCGATGTGAAACGGGACGTCCTCGGTGTGGAGGGCACCCTACTGGCCGAACGGGGTGCGGTGGATCCGCAGGTCGCGGCCCAGATGGCGGCCGGCGTGCGCAGGCTGCTGCGCGCGGACTGGGGCATCGCCACCACCGGCGTGGCCGGCCCCGAACCCCAGGACGGGCAGCCGGTCGGCACGGTCTTCGTGGCCGTCGACGGCCCCTTCGAGACTGTTTTCGGAGAACCCGGTGGCGAGAAAGTGGCGTCTCTGAGGTTGAACGGCGACCGTACGGAAATTCGTATGGAGAGTGTACGGAGCGTGCTTGCCCTCCTCCTGGAGGAGCTGGCGGGCGAACAGACCGGGAATGAGCGGGCACAGGATACGGAACGGAACGGGGGGACTTGA
- the pgsA gene encoding CDP-diacylglycerol--glycerol-3-phosphate 3-phosphatidyltransferase codes for MTGVPASAAGGPSGARGTAPAARVPDVTDETGQGEGARGPHESARPVRGGKIGAAAVDQASVWNVANLLTMLRLLLVPGFVALMLGNGGYDPAWRSFAWAAFAIAMITDLFDGHLARTYDLVTDFGKIADPIADKAIMGAALICLSALGDLPWWVTVVILGRELGITLLRFLVIRYGVIPASRGGKLKTLTQGVAVGMYVLALTGWLATLRFWVMAAAVVLTVVTGLDYVRQAIVLRRRGIAERRAALEEAQR; via the coding sequence ATGACCGGAGTCCCGGCATCCGCGGCGGGCGGCCCCTCCGGCGCGCGCGGGACGGCTCCTGCGGCACGCGTTCCCGACGTCACGGACGAGACCGGGCAGGGTGAGGGCGCGCGCGGTCCGCACGAGAGCGCGCGGCCGGTGCGGGGCGGGAAGATCGGCGCCGCGGCGGTCGACCAGGCCAGCGTCTGGAACGTGGCCAACCTGCTCACCATGCTCCGCCTGCTCCTCGTCCCGGGCTTCGTCGCACTGATGCTCGGCAACGGCGGCTACGACCCGGCCTGGCGCTCGTTCGCCTGGGCGGCGTTCGCCATCGCCATGATCACCGACCTGTTCGACGGCCATCTCGCACGCACGTACGACCTGGTCACCGACTTCGGCAAGATCGCCGACCCCATCGCCGACAAGGCGATCATGGGGGCGGCGCTGATCTGTCTCTCCGCCCTCGGCGACCTGCCGTGGTGGGTGACGGTGGTCATCCTCGGCCGCGAACTCGGCATCACCCTGCTGCGGTTCCTCGTCATCCGCTACGGCGTCATCCCGGCGAGCCGCGGCGGCAAACTCAAGACGCTCACCCAGGGTGTGGCCGTGGGCATGTACGTGCTCGCACTGACCGGATGGCTCGCCACCCTGCGGTTCTGGGTGATGGCCGCGGCGGTCGTCCTGACGGTGGTGACCGGGCTCGACTATGTGAGACAGGCCATTGTGCTGCGCCGCCGGGGAATCGCGGAGCGCCGGGCCGCGTTGGAAGAGGCACAACGGTGA
- a CDS encoding helix-turn-helix domain-containing protein, with protein MILLRRLLGDVLRRQRQRQGRTLREVSSSARVSLGYLSEVERGQKEASSELLSAICDALDVRMSELMREVSDELALAELAASAAVTEPVPAPVRRPMLNSVSVAGVPPERVTIKAPSEAVDVVAA; from the coding sequence ATGATTCTGCTCCGTCGCCTGCTGGGTGACGTGCTGCGTCGGCAGCGCCAGCGCCAGGGCCGTACTCTGCGCGAAGTCTCCTCCTCCGCCCGAGTCTCGCTCGGTTATCTCTCCGAGGTGGAGCGGGGGCAGAAGGAGGCTTCCTCCGAACTGCTCTCCGCGATCTGCGACGCGTTGGACGTACGGATGTCCGAGTTGATGCGCGAGGTGAGTGACGAACTCGCGCTCGCGGAGCTGGCGGCGTCGGCCGCGGTCACCGAACCGGTGCCCGCTCCGGTGCGTCGCCCCATGCTGAACTCCGTGTCCGTCGCCGGCGTCCCGCCGGAACGGGTCACGATCAAGGCGCCCAGCGAAGCGGTGGACGTGGTCGCCGCCTGA